Proteins found in one Spirosoma rhododendri genomic segment:
- a CDS encoding response regulator, whose translation MTTSSTSPILVVDSDTDDTFLICTALSAVAPTHPILCFTTAASVLTHLKDNAEKPFLILSEVMLPGMNGLELRQAIEDDPGLRKRSIPFLFMSNPAVDTTVNKAYDLTIQGFFEKPDKHEELKAMLQAIVNYWSYCIPPRS comes from the coding sequence ATGACTACCAGTTCTACCAGTCCGATCCTTGTAGTCGATAGCGATACAGATGACACGTTCTTGATCTGTACTGCACTCAGTGCCGTCGCGCCGACCCACCCGATATTATGCTTTACGACCGCCGCCAGCGTACTAACGCATCTGAAAGATAATGCAGAGAAACCCTTCCTGATCCTGAGTGAAGTGATGTTGCCCGGTATGAACGGGCTTGAACTAAGGCAGGCTATTGAAGATGACCCGGGCTTGCGCAAACGCTCAATTCCATTTCTATTTATGTCGAACCCCGCCGTGGATACCACTGTCAATAAAGCGTATGACTTGACTATTCAGGGCTTTTTCGAGAAGCCGGATAAGCATGAAGAGCTGAAGGCAATGCTCCAGGCGATCGTTAACTACTGGTCCTACTGCATCCCGCCCCGGTCCTAA
- a CDS encoding Fic family protein — MVVDHQTAQQQVLDWATQHEPLNRARLQAIAAAVMRQTGGPTNTLLCTFDSSLGEFRTVSAMAGSRMFMDARKVPAAVDTLLKEMNTLLPAAKTVRQVYDLSFKVHFQLLSIHPFGDGNGRTSRLLMNYVQQYHGLPLSLVYAHDRTAYIAALEESRRQEDTKPIADFMYGQLTQFLLQETARLSTPQSPKTSNPLKSKGGLTLLF, encoded by the coding sequence ATGGTTGTTGACCATCAGACCGCTCAACAGCAGGTCCTCGACTGGGCCACCCAACACGAGCCCCTAAACCGGGCCCGCCTACAGGCTATTGCCGCAGCAGTTATGCGTCAGACGGGCGGTCCGACAAACACCCTGTTATGCACGTTTGACTCCAGTCTGGGCGAATTTCGTACGGTCAGTGCCATGGCTGGCAGTCGTATGTTTATGGATGCCAGGAAGGTGCCGGCCGCCGTTGATACGCTGCTTAAAGAAATGAATACGTTATTGCCCGCGGCTAAAACCGTCCGGCAAGTCTATGATCTTTCCTTTAAAGTGCATTTTCAGTTGCTCAGCATACATCCCTTCGGCGACGGCAATGGACGTACTTCCCGGCTGCTAATGAACTATGTTCAGCAATATCATGGTCTGCCCTTGAGTTTAGTCTATGCCCACGATCGGACGGCTTATATTGCCGCCCTAGAAGAGTCGCGTCGGCAGGAGGACACCAAGCCGATAGCCGATTTTATGTATGGTCAGCTCACCCAATTTTTACTTCAGGAAACCGCTCGATTAAGCACCCCCCAATCGCCTAAGACAAGCAATCCACTGAAAAGTAAGGGGGGACTAACATTGCTTTTTTGA
- a CDS encoding NmrA family NAD(P)-binding protein codes for MKNTIVMFGATGHLGTRIVRELVKRGASVRAVVRTATDPEKLRTLAQLGATVEEVDMDNVDALVKASKGAGCVVSALAGLGDVIVDLQKRILNGALQAGVPRFIPSDFCTDYMDLMPGENRNFDLRRAFRDYIDQTSIQATSVFNGAFADILQYNTPVLNLKEKSIGYWGEKANWPLDFTTMDDTAAFTAEVALDDETPRNLQIASFQISPTGLWQDVKQATGQTFRLHQLASLDDFAQHIKRQRADYPAGEQELYAKWQQGQYLYSMFTTHHTQLANERYRELTWTTSLAFIQSFIQ; via the coding sequence ATGAAAAACACTATTGTCATGTTCGGGGCAACCGGCCATTTAGGAACCCGGATCGTGCGCGAACTGGTAAAAAGAGGGGCGTCCGTACGGGCTGTGGTGCGAACGGCCACCGACCCCGAAAAACTACGAACACTCGCGCAACTGGGAGCCACTGTTGAGGAAGTAGATATGGACAACGTCGATGCCCTGGTTAAGGCAAGTAAGGGCGCTGGCTGCGTGGTGTCGGCGTTGGCGGGTTTGGGTGATGTGATTGTTGATTTACAAAAGCGAATTCTGAATGGGGCTCTCCAGGCTGGCGTACCTCGCTTCATTCCCTCTGACTTTTGCACGGATTATATGGATCTGATGCCGGGCGAAAACCGAAATTTTGATTTACGAAGAGCCTTTCGAGACTACATCGACCAGACGTCCATACAAGCCACTTCGGTTTTCAACGGGGCTTTTGCCGATATACTTCAGTATAATACGCCGGTTTTAAACCTGAAAGAAAAGAGCATCGGTTATTGGGGCGAGAAGGCAAACTGGCCACTGGATTTCACCACGATGGACGACACGGCGGCTTTCACTGCTGAAGTGGCGCTGGACGATGAGACCCCTCGGAACCTACAGATTGCCTCTTTTCAGATCAGCCCAACGGGGCTGTGGCAAGATGTGAAACAGGCAACGGGTCAGACGTTCAGGCTTCATCAGCTAGCGAGTCTGGACGATTTTGCCCAGCATATAAAAAGACAACGAGCCGATTACCCCGCCGGCGAACAGGAGTTATATGCCAAATGGCAACAGGGGCAGTACCTGTATTCGATGTTCACCACCCACCATACTCAGCTGGCCAACGAACGGTATAGAGAGCTTACCTGGACCACCAGCTTAGCGTTTATTCAGTCATTCATTCAATAA